A window of the Tenebrio molitor chromosome 1, icTenMoli1.1, whole genome shotgun sequence genome harbors these coding sequences:
- the LOC138124998 gene encoding peptidoglycan-recognition protein LC-like → MVPEGALSKPSLNSDGEDTVSTTSSEEDQSYDGTVVLRDDNTPELPSFGNVSVMNSSDIHFGNKTFYQGPVTIKQFLYANGKTLQDKADSEIVIDAATIPESGLDNPTFDTDFPAAKANGTSKPEPQESSSGIVKGFRRLQKFSHQNMVILVSLLAVLMVSLAILMIVLLLRHNPVTTEDDAVSKADREEQDKNTPIASPIDPTANLTLPGKLKLVSRLEWLAQPPVEPANPLPVPVPYVIILHTATENCSSQAQCVFHVRFIQTFHIESRNWWDIGYNFLVGGDGEAYEGRGWKSEGAHTYGYNSRSIGIAFIGTFNSFKPPQRQIAACKQLIAKGVELGYIKKDYKLLAARQLQTTQSPGAALYEDIKTWDHWSKAP, encoded by the exons ATGGTACCGGAAGGCGCACTGTCGAAGCCCTCTTTGAACAGTGATGGCGAGGACACCGTCAGCACCACTTCTTCGGAAGAAGACCAGTCCTACGACGGAACCGTCGTCTTGCGCGATGACAACACACCGGAATTACCATCGTTCGGAAACGTTTCGGTGATGAACTCTAGTGACATCCATTTCGGGAACAAAACGTTTTACCAAGGACCAGTGACTATTAAGCAGTTCTTGTACGCCAACGGCAAAACCCTTCAAGATAAGGCTGATAGTGAAATAGTGATAGATGCGGCCACCATTCCGGAGAGCGGGCTCGATAACCCGACTTTTGACACGGATTTTCCAGCGGCCAAAGCCAATGGGACGAGTAAACCGGAGCCGCAGGAGAGCAGTTCCGGAATTGTCAAAG GATTTCGACGGCTGCAGAAGTTTTCTCATCAAAACATGGTCATTCTAGTCAGTCTTCTTGCTGTTTTAATGGTCTCTTTAGCAATTTTAATGATAGTTCTATTATTAAGGCACAATCCGGTCACCACTGAAGATGATGCAGTTTCGAAGGCGGATCGAGAGGAGCAAGATAAGAACACGCCGATAGCCTCACCAATAG ATCCGACCGCGAATTTAACACTTCCTGGCAAACTGAAATTGGTTTCGCGTCTCGAATGGCTTGCTCAACCTCCTGTCGAACCAGCCAACCCATTACCAGTGCCAGTACCATACGTAATAATCCTGCACACCGCCACAGAAAACTGTTCTTCGCAGGCTCAATGCGTCTTCCACGTGCGATTCATCCAGACGTTCCACATCGAAAGCAGGAACTGGTGGGACATCGGTTACAACTTCCTCGTAGGGGGCGACGGAGAGGCCTACGAAGGTCGAGGTTGGAAATCCGAAGGCGCCCACACCTACGGGTACAACTCCAGGAGCATCGGAATCGCCTTCATTGGTACCTTCAACAGTTTCAAGCCTCCTCAGAGGCAGATCGCTGCTTGCAAGCAGTTAATCGCCAAAGGGGTGGAACTGGGGTACATCAAGAAGGACTACAAGTTGTTGGCAGCGAGGCAATTGCAAACCACGCAGAGTCCCGGGGCAGCTCTGTATGAAGACATCAAGACGTGGGATCATTGGTCGAAAGCACCGTGA
- the LOC138141280 gene encoding peptidoglycan-recognition protein LE-like, which yields MAKTAVESSESDRYAASTSLKKNLKDSSNLSLSDDFTLITRNEWLAQPPQETATPLQLPVPYVIIHHTATERCSSRSQCVFSTQLIQTYHMKSSGWWDIGYNFLIGGDGNVYEGRGWKGQGAHTYGYNDKSLGITFIGLFRGSRLPTKRQMKVCKQLIAKGVELGYIKKDYKLMAARQLSPNSQNLGEALYEDIKTWDHWTNRP from the exons ATGGCAAAAACTGCAGTTGAATCTTCGGAAAGTGACCGATATGCCGCATCCACAAGTttgaaaaagaatttaaaag attcCAGCAATTTATCACTTTCGGACGATTTCACGCTGATCACACGTAACGAATGGCTTGCTCAGCCCCCTCAGGAAACTGCAACTCCTTTACAACTCCCTGTACCATACGTCATAATCCACCATACAGCAACAGAGCGTTGTTCTTCACGTTCACAGTGCGTTTTTAGCACACAACTTATTCAAACATATCACATGAAGTCTAGCGGTTGGTGGGACATCGGATACAATTTTCTCATCGGAGGTGATGGAAATGTTTACGAAGGACGAGGCTGGAAAGGCCAAGGAGCTCATACCTACGGTTACAACGATAAAAGTTTAGGAATCACCTTTATTGGATTGTTCAGAGGATCACGACTTCCCACAAAAAGGCAGATGAAAGTTTGTAAACAATTAATCGCAAAAGGAGTGGAGTTGGGATATATAAAGAAGGATTATAAACTGATGGCGGCCAGACAGTTATCACCCAACAGTCAAAATCTTGGAGAAGCACTGTATGAAGATATAAAAACGTGGGATCATTGGACGAATAGACCTTAA